One genomic segment of Desulfomicrobium sp. ZS1 includes these proteins:
- a CDS encoding protein-L-isoaspartate(D-aspartate) O-methyltransferase, with protein MNRAGRESFTLKGFLRNRERMVREQIEARGITDERVLSVMRQVPRHLFVDEALQMQAYGDYPVPIGLGQTLSQPYIVALMTSLLVVRPRMRILEIGTGSGYQAAILAAMGAEVFTVERIKQLYLTSRSRLLQMKYFNVRVKLDDGTLGWPELAPFDRIIVTAGGPEVPAPLLEQLTDPGIMLIPVGETRRDQRLFRIFKKEGRIHQEDHGPVAFVDLVGSHGW; from the coding sequence ATGAATCGCGCAGGCCGGGAGAGCTTCACGTTGAAGGGATTTCTTCGCAATCGGGAAAGGATGGTGCGGGAGCAGATCGAAGCCAGGGGGATCACCGACGAACGCGTGCTCTCCGTGATGCGTCAGGTTCCCAGACATCTTTTTGTTGATGAAGCCCTGCAGATGCAAGCCTACGGCGATTATCCCGTGCCCATCGGTCTTGGGCAGACACTTTCTCAGCCATATATAGTCGCTCTGATGACATCGCTTCTTGTTGTCCGTCCGCGCATGCGCATCCTTGAAATAGGCACCGGCTCCGGGTATCAGGCCGCCATACTTGCGGCCATGGGGGCGGAGGTCTTCACCGTGGAGCGGATCAAGCAACTTTACTTGACTTCCCGCAGCCGGCTTTTGCAGATGAAATACTTCAATGTGCGGGTCAAACTCGACGACGGAACCCTGGGGTGGCCCGAGCTTGCCCCTTTTGATCGCATCATCGTCACCGCCGGAGGCCCCGAAGTGCCTGCGCCTCTGCTGGAACAACTGACGGATCCGGGCATCATGCTCATCCCCGTGGGCGAAACCCGAAGGGACCAGCGACTCTTCAGGATTTTCAAGAAGGAAGGGCGAATCCATCAGGAAGATCATGGCCCCGTCGCTTTTGTTGATCTGGTGGGCTCGCACGGCTGGTGA
- a CDS encoding CBS domain-containing protein, with product MFQVKDIMTKDVFTLNHNESLSAAKDLMDLARIRHIPIVDSQGKFTGLLTHRDILAATISELAGIDRQTQDEIESGIPIREIMQIDVVTVTADLSLKKAARLLLEEKYGCLPVICEDKLCGIITEADFLRLTIDLLDAVEQED from the coding sequence ATGTTCCAGGTTAAAGATATCATGACCAAGGACGTTTTCACCCTGAATCACAACGAAAGTCTGAGCGCGGCCAAGGATCTGATGGACCTGGCCCGCATCCGCCACATCCCCATCGTCGACAGCCAGGGCAAATTCACGGGCCTGCTAACGCACCGCGACATCCTGGCCGCCACCATCTCCGAACTGGCTGGCATCGATCGCCAGACCCAGGATGAAATCGAGTCCGGAATTCCCATTCGCGAAATCATGCAGATCGATGTGGTCACCGTCACTGCGGACCTGTCTTTGAAAAAGGCCGCCAGGTTGTTGCTGGAAGAGAAGTACGGATGCCTGCCCGTAATTTGCGAGGACAAGCTGTGCGGGATCATCACTGAAGCCGATTTCCTGCGGCTGACCATTGATCTGCTTGATGCAGTGGAGCAGGAAGACTAA
- the mgtE gene encoding magnesium transporter, which produces MNAKKNSDPTPMDHASVQWLATSLDSQHPADTADELENLSLTEQLEYIKEMDVEDASESITEMERHDRNALMTQLAPDFAAAILEAMSPDDAADILEDLDSTVRARIFKKLEREDAKEISDLLQFDPDSAGGVMNTEILALDHSMNAQQAINLIRDRVEETEIPYYAYVVDEFRHLRGVLSLRDLLVSPGRTLLKELLREQNLIYVSFDVDKEEVARLISRYNFLALPVVDHEQRLLGMVTVDDVIDIIQEEASEDMQSMVGAGRDETVDSPWSYSLRVRLPWLILNVLNSAVSAFVVHMFEGTIAQMAILAALMPIVANQAGNTGQQALAVMIRQLAMERFNRKKSWVAVLREAKIGTANGLIVGTLVFLGLFTWTHNLGLAVVMAVALGLDMLIGAVAGASIPLVLKEIGRDPAQASSIFLTTLTDSLGFFTFLGLAAVFLF; this is translated from the coding sequence ATGAATGCAAAGAAAAATTCCGATCCCACGCCCATGGACCACGCTTCCGTGCAGTGGTTGGCAACCTCCCTGGACAGCCAGCATCCGGCCGATACCGCCGATGAGCTGGAAAATCTGTCTCTGACGGAACAGCTCGAATATATTAAGGAAATGGACGTGGAGGACGCTTCGGAGTCCATCACCGAAATGGAGCGTCACGACCGCAACGCGCTCATGACCCAGCTCGCGCCGGATTTTGCCGCAGCCATCCTGGAGGCCATGTCGCCGGATGACGCGGCCGATATCCTCGAAGATCTCGACTCCACCGTCCGCGCCCGCATTTTCAAGAAACTGGAGCGCGAAGACGCCAAGGAAATCTCGGACCTGCTGCAGTTCGATCCGGATTCCGCCGGCGGCGTCATGAATACGGAGATTCTGGCCCTGGACCATTCCATGAACGCGCAGCAGGCCATCAATCTGATACGCGACCGGGTCGAAGAAACCGAGATTCCCTACTATGCGTATGTCGTTGACGAGTTCCGGCATCTTCGGGGCGTCTTGTCCCTGCGGGATCTCCTGGTGAGCCCTGGCCGGACTCTGCTCAAAGAGCTTCTGCGCGAGCAGAACCTGATTTACGTGTCTTTTGACGTGGACAAGGAAGAGGTCGCCCGGCTCATCAGCCGCTACAATTTTCTGGCTCTTCCCGTCGTCGACCACGAACAGCGCTTACTGGGCATGGTCACCGTCGACGACGTCATCGACATCATCCAGGAGGAAGCCAGCGAGGACATGCAGTCCATGGTCGGTGCGGGCCGGGACGAAACCGTGGATTCGCCGTGGTCATATTCCCTGCGCGTGCGACTGCCCTGGCTGATCCTGAATGTGCTCAATTCCGCCGTGTCCGCCTTTGTGGTTCATATGTTCGAGGGGACCATCGCGCAGATGGCCATTCTGGCCGCGCTCATGCCCATCGTCGCCAATCAGGCCGGAAATACGGGACAGCAGGCCCTTGCGGTCATGATTAGACAGCTGGCCATGGAGCGGTTCAACCGCAAGAAAAGTTGGGTGGCGGTGTTGCGTGAAGCCAAGATCGGAACGGCCAACGGGCTTATCGTCGGTACGCTGGTTTTTCTCGGCCTCTTCACCTGGACGCACAACCTCGGTTTGGCCGTGGTTATGGCCGTGGCCCTGGGTCTCGACATGCTCATCGGCGCTGTGGCCGGAGCGTCCATTCCCCTTGTGCTCAAGGAAATCGGTCGCGATCCGGCCCAGGCTTCAAGCATCTTTTTGACGACGTTGACTGACAGCCTCGGCTTTTTCACCTTTTTGGGGTTGGCCGCCGTTTTTCTTTTCTAG
- the bioB gene encoding biotin synthase BioB — MLHPLITRLTSQILDGTPLTEEQGRLLAELESDHTTELLFAANSVTKAMRHRPFTCSITNAKSGTCSQDCRFCAQSGHYTTGSPNHPLLPLDDLIENGLAMHKAGASCYSLVTSGLMLSSDEITRICACIETLRSRTTLELSASLGLLNTDYARRLVQAGLTRYHHNLETARSHFPSICTTHSYDEDIATIRLAKEHGLKICSGGILGLGESWAQRIELAATLAELDVDTVPLNFLSPIPGTPLEASPLLPAHDALKSVALFRLMLPQVSITIAGGRERVLGDYQSWLPLAGANGMMIGNYLTTKGRNLEADLRMLEQGKWI; from the coding sequence ATGCTGCATCCACTGATTACACGCCTTACCAGCCAGATCCTCGACGGCACGCCATTGACCGAAGAGCAGGGCCGCCTTTTGGCCGAGCTTGAAAGCGATCACACCACCGAACTGCTGTTCGCGGCGAACTCCGTCACCAAGGCCATGAGGCACCGCCCCTTCACCTGTTCCATCACCAATGCCAAATCCGGGACCTGCTCCCAGGATTGCAGGTTCTGCGCCCAAAGCGGACATTACACTACAGGCAGCCCGAACCATCCGCTGCTCCCGCTGGACGACCTGATCGAAAACGGACTGGCCATGCACAAGGCCGGGGCCAGTTGCTATTCGCTGGTCACCAGCGGACTGATGCTTTCCAGCGATGAAATCACGCGCATCTGCGCCTGCATCGAAACGCTGAGGTCCCGCACGACGCTTGAACTGAGCGCATCCCTCGGACTTTTGAACACAGACTATGCACGCCGTCTGGTGCAGGCCGGGCTGACCCGCTACCACCACAACCTGGAAACGGCCCGCTCCCATTTTCCGTCCATCTGCACGACGCACTCCTACGACGAGGATATCGCCACCATCCGTCTGGCCAAGGAGCACGGACTCAAAATCTGCTCGGGCGGCATTCTCGGCCTTGGTGAATCATGGGCGCAGCGCATCGAGCTGGCCGCTACTCTGGCCGAACTGGACGTCGACACGGTGCCGCTCAATTTCCTGTCCCCCATACCGGGCACGCCGCTTGAGGCCAGCCCGCTGCTGCCTGCGCACGACGCCCTCAAGTCCGTGGCCCTGTTCCGCCTGATGCTCCCGCAGGTAAGCATCACCATCGCCGGTGGCCGGGAGCGGGTTCTGGGCGACTACCAGTCCTGGCTGCCCCTGGCCGGAGCCAACGGCATGATGATCGGCAATTACCTGACCACCAAGGGCCGCAACCTGGAAGCGGATCTGCGCATGCTGGAGCAGGGAAAATGGATTTAA
- a CDS encoding SDR family NAD(P)-dependent oxidoreductase, translating to MMLDFRGKTVLVLGGGSSIGLALTALLLDEGLTVIPTHASEAGKAAISQKFPELTGKSPWLDLSDKASQTSLAPILEAGVDYLVDLAHGDHEVLLAAAGEADMDAYFQAGIANRLLLLKTVTRSMLARRFGRLLHVSSTAAALPAPGQGFYGAAKRAAEGLYQSLALELGPRGISGLSLRLGLVDAGRGERFLDKENRRRDLKNKIVTVDQAAGTLLFLLSDQALALTCTTITMDAGLTAQKYA from the coding sequence ATGATGCTCGACTTTCGCGGCAAAACCGTCCTCGTCCTCGGAGGCGGCAGTTCCATAGGACTGGCCCTGACCGCACTGCTGCTGGATGAAGGCCTTACGGTCATTCCGACCCACGCTTCGGAAGCGGGAAAAGCCGCCATAAGCCAAAAGTTCCCGGAACTTACCGGAAAAAGTCCGTGGCTGGACCTCAGTGACAAGGCCAGCCAGACGTCGCTTGCCCCCATTCTTGAAGCCGGAGTGGACTATCTGGTCGATCTGGCCCATGGGGATCACGAAGTCCTCCTGGCGGCAGCCGGTGAAGCCGACATGGACGCATATTTCCAGGCTGGCATCGCAAACCGGCTGCTGCTACTCAAAACGGTGACCCGTTCCATGCTGGCCCGCCGCTTCGGCAGACTCCTGCACGTTTCCTCCACCGCCGCCGCCCTGCCTGCGCCCGGCCAGGGATTTTACGGCGCGGCCAAAAGAGCGGCCGAAGGGCTTTACCAAAGCCTCGCCCTGGAGCTCGGCCCGCGCGGCATCTCGGGTCTGAGCCTGCGTCTTGGACTCGTGGACGCGGGACGCGGGGAACGCTTTCTGGACAAGGAAAACAGGCGCCGCGACCTGAAAAATAAAATCGTGACCGTGGACCAGGCAGCGGGCACGCTCCTGTTCCTGCTCTCCGACCAGGCCCTGGCCCTGACCTGCACAACCATCACCATGGACGCCGGACTGACGGCGCAAAAATACGCATGA
- a CDS encoding acyl carrier protein — MNPFPTICSILAEILDLDPADITPETYVIRTLKAESIDLLEIGVAMQHKLGIAVDDDLLFLKNVRIVLNRAARDNIEALSALKAEYPYLSEPRLHEILDGLSAGPVLQVRDLVAYAEAATPAPAGN; from the coding sequence ATGAACCCTTTCCCGACCATCTGCTCCATACTGGCCGAAATCCTGGACCTGGACCCGGCCGACATCACGCCCGAGACCTACGTCATACGGACTCTCAAAGCCGAATCCATCGACCTGCTTGAAATCGGGGTAGCCATGCAGCACAAACTGGGCATCGCCGTGGATGACGACCTGCTTTTTCTGAAAAACGTGCGCATCGTCCTGAACCGGGCCGCGCGTGACAACATCGAGGCTCTGTCCGCCTTGAAAGCGGAATACCCATATCTGTCCGAGCCCCGGCTGCACGAAATCCTGGATGGCCTGTCCGCTGGCCCGGTGCTGCAGGTGCGCGATCTTGTCGCCTACGCCGAGGCCGCAACGCCCGCCCCGGCCGGAAACTGA
- a CDS encoding beta-ketoacyl synthase yields MDNRRVVVTGSGFVLPLGSSRDDVFSALQEPHGPFVRSSTDPQVAICPVSDFDLKSHVGRCKNARYLTRGQQLCLAAAVRAVDDAGLGQDDLAEAGLFLGLGPNLQARPREDKALWLLDYLPNTVTAVMAEMLGVHGENLTILTACAASTQALGQAFRAVATGLADVALAGGGDSRLSPEAVSAYKQAGVLATDFKRPELACRPFDQGRCGFAIGEGGAVFTLECLEHAQTRGARILAEIVSASSSLDGGSLTGPDTTGQAACTAVRRCLKELGDENLCVVTHGTGTFLNDTVEADILARTVPQAMGIAAFKSRIGHLAAACGCAELALGLICAEQGSFPAIAGLENPCRDDLPLLRAPMRLRPRNLLVQSFGFGGQNACLGVRPWI; encoded by the coding sequence ATGGACAACCGCCGGGTGGTCGTCACCGGCAGCGGATTCGTGCTGCCCCTTGGCTCCAGCAGGGATGACGTGTTTTCCGCGCTGCAGGAACCCCACGGCCCCTTTGTTCGATCGTCGACGGATCCGCAGGTCGCGATCTGCCCGGTATCCGATTTTGATCTCAAATCCCATGTCGGCCGCTGCAAGAACGCCCGCTACCTGACCCGTGGCCAGCAACTTTGTCTGGCCGCCGCCGTCAGGGCCGTGGACGATGCCGGGCTCGGCCAGGACGACCTGGCTGAGGCCGGACTCTTCCTGGGCCTCGGCCCAAATCTGCAGGCCAGGCCACGGGAAGACAAGGCCCTGTGGCTTCTGGACTATCTTCCCAACACGGTGACCGCAGTCATGGCCGAGATGCTGGGCGTACACGGCGAAAACCTGACCATTCTGACCGCCTGCGCGGCTTCGACCCAGGCGCTGGGACAGGCCTTTCGCGCCGTAGCCACAGGACTTGCGGACGTGGCCCTGGCCGGTGGCGGGGATTCACGCCTCTCGCCGGAGGCTGTCAGCGCCTATAAGCAGGCCGGAGTCCTGGCCACGGATTTTAAGCGCCCGGAACTGGCCTGCAGACCCTTTGACCAGGGCCGCTGCGGGTTTGCCATCGGCGAAGGCGGGGCGGTCTTTACATTGGAGTGCCTGGAGCATGCCCAGACTCGCGGAGCCAGGATTCTGGCGGAAATCGTCAGCGCCTCCTCATCCCTGGACGGCGGCAGCCTGACCGGCCCGGACACCACCGGGCAAGCGGCCTGCACTGCGGTGCGGCGCTGCCTTAAAGAGCTTGGCGATGAAAATCTCTGCGTCGTGACGCACGGCACGGGCACGTTCCTCAATGACACTGTGGAAGCAGATATTCTGGCCCGGACCGTGCCACAGGCCATGGGCATCGCCGCCTTCAAGTCCCGGATCGGCCATCTGGCGGCGGCCTGCGGCTGCGCAGAGCTGGCCCTGGGGCTTATCTGCGCCGAACAGGGCTCTTTCCCGGCCATCGCCGGCCTTGAAAACCCATGCCGCGACGACCTGCCCCTGCTGCGCGCTCCCATGCGGCTGCGTCCGCGCAACCTGCTCGTGCAGAGCTTCGGCTTTGGCGGACAGAACGCCTGTCTGGGGGTGCGGCCTTGGATCTAG
- a CDS encoding aminotransferase class I/II-fold pyridoxal phosphate-dependent enzyme: MPDQKFIQRLKNDIVARRQAGLGRELLPMTGHHGARVILDGRPHLNFSSNDFLGLAQDADMAEKLAVLCRRVGSGSGSSRLVTGTTRSTLEAEQALATYFGYESCLILGSGFMANLTLIATLFSEKDTLLLDKRAHASTVAGVRHSRVGFHTFRHNRTSHLRKLLETYPAQAVLTESLFSMDGDSPDFNAVKRLKDEFGFLCIVDEAHAFGVLGDGGRGLAGGVADVAVGTLGKAFGMFGAFILCPAVVREYLIHFGQGFIYTTALPPWHGDMVLAMLERIRQGGKQREHLRRLGDVAREELSKTGLRTGGSAHILSLEVGDENRCQRLATRLREEGILVFAARYPTVPLGQAILRVCLTAEHDVADVIHLQSALSSLVQMEST; this comes from the coding sequence ATGCCTGATCAAAAATTCATCCAACGCTTGAAGAACGACATCGTGGCCCGCCGTCAGGCAGGTCTCGGCCGCGAGCTTTTGCCCATGACCGGGCATCATGGCGCACGCGTGATTCTGGATGGCCGGCCGCACCTCAATTTTTCCTCCAATGATTTCCTGGGGCTGGCCCAGGACGCAGATATGGCCGAAAAGCTGGCGGTGCTGTGCCGCCGCGTAGGCAGCGGCTCCGGCTCATCACGCCTGGTCACGGGCACGACCCGCTCCACCCTGGAAGCGGAGCAGGCGTTGGCCACGTATTTCGGATACGAGTCCTGCCTGATCCTGGGCAGTGGATTCATGGCCAATCTGACACTCATCGCCACCCTGTTTTCCGAGAAGGACACCCTGCTGCTCGACAAGCGCGCCCACGCCAGCACCGTGGCCGGAGTGCGGCACAGCCGGGTGGGGTTCCACACCTTCCGTCACAACCGCACAAGCCACCTGCGCAAACTGCTTGAAACCTATCCGGCGCAGGCGGTGCTGACCGAATCGCTGTTCAGCATGGACGGTGACAGCCCGGATTTCAACGCCGTGAAACGCCTCAAGGACGAATTCGGATTTCTGTGCATCGTGGACGAAGCCCACGCCTTCGGGGTCCTGGGCGACGGGGGCAGGGGCCTTGCGGGCGGGGTCGCCGATGTGGCCGTGGGCACGCTGGGCAAGGCATTCGGGATGTTCGGAGCCTTCATCCTCTGCCCGGCCGTCGTGCGCGAATACCTGATCCACTTCGGGCAGGGCTTCATCTACACCACGGCCCTGCCGCCCTGGCACGGCGACATGGTCCTGGCCATGCTGGAGCGGATTCGCCAGGGCGGAAAGCAGCGTGAGCATCTGCGCCGTCTGGGAGACGTGGCCCGGGAGGAGCTCTCCAAAACCGGGCTGCGCACAGGCGGCAGCGCGCACATTCTGAGCCTGGAAGTCGGCGACGAAAACCGTTGCCAGCGTCTGGCCACGAGATTGCGGGAAGAGGGAATTCTGGTTTTCGCGGCCCGCTATCCCACGGTGCCCCTGGGCCAGGCAATTTTAAGGGTCTGTCTCACGGCGGAACATGATGTGGCCGACGTGATCCATTTGCAAAGTGCCCTGTCCAGCCTGGTCCAAATGGAGAGCACATGA
- the bioD gene encoding dethiobiotin synthase: protein MTGTILFITGTDTDVGKTVLSLLLMRLLAGTDAIYLKPVQTGCLDAEHDSDAAFVHRHLPGGLPRGMAPADCIHSLRPLPKAPLFAGEPVDFDALCRFIAAHAQRHDVTVVEGAGGLLVPITAQKTMLDLALETGASLLVGGRAGLGTINHTLLTLEALRARKARCLGVVLTDPTDATPKLDRAENSAAIKNFSGLPVHGVIGRMEDLRNPHNTALTVIRKALATLHL, encoded by the coding sequence ATGACCGGAACAATCCTCTTCATCACCGGCACGGACACGGACGTGGGCAAGACGGTGCTCAGTCTGCTCCTCATGCGACTTTTGGCCGGGACAGACGCAATATACCTCAAACCCGTGCAGACCGGCTGCCTTGACGCGGAGCATGACTCCGACGCGGCGTTTGTGCACCGCCATCTGCCCGGCGGGCTGCCCCGGGGCATGGCGCCGGCGGACTGCATCCATTCCCTCCGCCCCCTGCCCAAAGCCCCGCTTTTTGCCGGAGAGCCCGTAGACTTCGACGCCCTGTGCCGCTTCATCGCCGCCCATGCCCAGCGCCATGATGTCACTGTGGTCGAAGGCGCCGGAGGCCTGCTGGTGCCGATCACGGCGCAAAAAACCATGCTGGATCTGGCCCTGGAGACCGGCGCCTCTTTGCTCGTAGGCGGCCGCGCGGGGCTTGGCACCATCAATCACACCCTCTTGACCCTGGAAGCCCTAAGGGCCCGCAAGGCCCGCTGCCTGGGCGTGGTCCTGACCGACCCCACGGACGCCACTCCAAAATTGGACAGGGCCGAAAATAGCGCGGCCATCAAGAACTTCTCCGGTCTGCCCGTGCATGGGGTCATCGGTCGCATGGAAGACCTGCGAAATCCGCACAACACAGCACTGACCGTTATCCGAAAAGCATTGGCCACGCTTCATCTCTGA
- the uraA gene encoding uracil permease: MSRRIIQVDEKVPLLQGFPLSLQHLFAMFGASVLVPTLFKIDPAIVLLMNGIGTLIYLFICKGKAPAFLGSSFAFLSPVFVVLGADQALWGSTYSYALGGFIASGLIFCTVALIIGRFGSDWIKVVLPPATMGPIVALIGLELAGVATGMAGIMPDDSGAYNTDAIIVSMVTLLVVAFGSIVFRGFMAVIPVLVGIIVGYLVSIGMGMVDFATITTAPIVSFPTVYLPKFDINMILIIIPASLVVISEHIGHLVVTGNIIGRDLVKDPGLHRSLLGDGIATILSGFMGSVPVTTYGENIGVMAITRVYSVWVIGGAAIISICLAFVGKLSAFIQSIPTPVMGGICILLFGVIAASGIRMLVEAKVDYSKPANLILTAVVLIVGLSGTALHIGTVQLKGMALGTVVGMLMSMIFHLLEHLGLTNQPAEH, from the coding sequence ATGAGCAGAAGAATCATTCAAGTCGATGAAAAGGTACCATTACTTCAGGGATTTCCCTTGAGCCTGCAGCATCTGTTCGCCATGTTCGGCGCGTCGGTGCTGGTTCCAACCCTGTTCAAGATCGATCCGGCCATCGTGCTGCTCATGAACGGCATTGGAACGCTCATCTACCTCTTCATCTGTAAGGGCAAAGCGCCCGCGTTCCTGGGTTCGAGTTTCGCGTTTCTTTCTCCGGTCTTCGTCGTGCTCGGCGCTGACCAGGCCCTGTGGGGAAGCACTTACTCTTACGCGCTGGGCGGCTTCATCGCCTCGGGCCTCATCTTCTGCACCGTGGCCCTCATCATCGGCCGATTCGGCTCCGACTGGATCAAAGTCGTGCTGCCGCCGGCCACCATGGGCCCCATCGTCGCCCTGATCGGCCTGGAACTGGCCGGCGTGGCAACGGGCATGGCCGGTATCATGCCGGATGATTCCGGGGCCTATAATACCGACGCCATCATCGTCTCCATGGTCACCCTGCTGGTCGTCGCCTTCGGGTCCATTGTCTTTCGAGGCTTCATGGCCGTCATCCCGGTCCTGGTCGGCATCATCGTAGGCTACCTAGTGTCCATCGGCATGGGCATGGTCGATTTCGCGACCATCACCACGGCTCCGATCGTCTCCTTTCCCACGGTGTACCTGCCCAAGTTCGACATCAACATGATCCTGATCATCATCCCGGCCTCTCTGGTGGTCATCTCCGAGCACATCGGCCACCTGGTCGTCACCGGAAACATCATCGGCCGCGACCTGGTCAAGGATCCCGGGCTGCACCGCTCACTGCTGGGCGACGGCATCGCCACCATCCTCTCGGGCTTCATGGGCTCCGTGCCGGTGACCACGTACGGTGAAAACATCGGCGTCATGGCCATCACCCGCGTCTACTCCGTGTGGGTCATCGGCGGCGCGGCGATCATCTCCATCTGTCTGGCCTTCGTCGGCAAACTCTCGGCCTTTATCCAGTCCATACCCACCCCGGTCATGGGCGGCATCTGCATCCTGCTCTTCGGCGTCATCGCCGCCTCGGGCATCCGCATGCTGGTCGAAGCCAAAGTCGACTACTCCAAGCCCGCCAACCTGATCCTGACCGCCGTGGTCCTCATCGTAGGCCTGAGCGGAACTGCCCTGCACATCGGCACGGTGCAGCTCAAAGGCATGGCCCTGGGCACGGTGGTGGGCATGCTCATGTCCATGATCTTCCATCTCCTGGAGCACCTCGGCCTGACCAATCAGCCGGCGGAACATTAA
- a CDS encoding phosphotransferase enzyme family protein translates to MPPSSKPAMHPSSELLRDILNCWDLTFEAIHPRIAIHGSPERCLYRVVVDAGGSRHFLEELDSRTVPRKKLIAARIAHLAARALPVAAPLAGLDGGFVQRVGNRNWQLTPFLEGIEPDAGSLWRDAWRGEALALFLRDLRQASQDMAVDEDVFNLHGYVRKIINDARRLHPNVCAKLAPVFSLIERKLESCANLPVAFCHGDPHPRNMIWGTDRILGAIDWEFCGPKCVLHDMALILGCVGSEDEDALSGPFITAFLETLRDCGLLDSTLKTHLPTWTLALRVAWLAEWLRRGDTEMTQFEVFYMTTLANRFFGRDKAF, encoded by the coding sequence ATGCCCCCCTCTTCCAAGCCCGCCATGCACCCATCTTCCGAACTGCTCCGCGACATATTGAACTGCTGGGACCTGACTTTCGAAGCCATTCATCCCCGGATTGCCATCCACGGAAGCCCCGAGCGCTGCCTGTACAGGGTGGTGGTGGACGCCGGCGGCTCACGCCATTTCCTGGAAGAGCTCGATTCCCGAACCGTGCCACGCAAAAAGCTGATCGCCGCTCGCATCGCGCATCTGGCAGCCAGGGCATTGCCCGTGGCCGCGCCTTTGGCCGGACTTGACGGAGGCTTCGTACAACGTGTCGGCAACCGGAACTGGCAGCTGACGCCTTTTCTGGAGGGGATTGAGCCGGACGCCGGGAGCTTATGGCGAGACGCATGGCGCGGAGAGGCCCTGGCTCTCTTTCTGCGCGATCTGCGACAGGCGAGCCAGGATATGGCCGTGGATGAAGACGTCTTTAACCTGCACGGCTATGTCCGAAAAATCATAAATGACGCCAGGAGGTTGCACCCGAACGTCTGCGCAAAGCTCGCCCCCGTCTTTTCTCTCATTGAGCGAAAGCTTGAGTCGTGCGCCAATCTGCCTGTGGCTTTCTGTCACGGCGATCCCCATCCCCGAAACATGATCTGGGGCACGGACCGCATCCTGGGTGCCATCGACTGGGAATTCTGCGGACCCAAATGCGTCCTGCACGACATGGCCCTGATCCTTGGCTGCGTAGGCAGCGAAGACGAAGACGCCCTGAGCGGCCCCTTCATCACTGCCTTTCTGGAGACGTTACGCGACTGCGGCCTGCTGGACAGCACGCTGAAAACGCACCTGCCGACCTGGACTCTGGCCCTGCGCGTGGCCTGGTTGGCGGAATGGTTGCGGCGAGGCGATACCGAGATGACCCAATTCGAGGTCTTCTACATGACGACCCTGGCAAATCGGTTCTTCGGGCGAGACAAGGCGTTCTAG
- a CDS encoding response regulator: protein MNRKTVLVIDDEEHVRMLYAEELRALGYAVVLSDGGEDPLGLVEEHKPDLIILDIKLESRSGLDILQIVRCKHPKLPIILCTAYDSFRLDLKSIAADAYVVKSYDSSELMRKVAELI, encoded by the coding sequence ATGAATCGAAAGACTGTTCTGGTGATTGACGACGAAGAACACGTACGCATGCTCTATGCCGAGGAGCTTCGCGCCCTGGGCTATGCCGTGGTTCTTTCGGATGGGGGGGAGGATCCGCTGGGTTTGGTGGAAGAACACAAGCCCGATCTGATCATTCTGGATATCAAGCTGGAAAGCAGGTCGGGGCTGGATATTCTGCAGATCGTGCGCTGCAAGCACCCCAAGCTGCCCATCATCCTCTGCACCGCCTACGACAGCTTCCGTCTCGACCTCAAATCCATCGCCGCTGATGCCTACGTGGTCAAATCCTATGACAGCTCGGAACTGATGCGCAAGGTTGCGGAGCTCATCTAG